Proteins from a single region of Parasedimentitalea psychrophila:
- a CDS encoding ribonuclease D, protein MANTLYQNDLPDGLDLGPIVAIDCETMGLNPHRDRLCVIQMSGGDGNAHIVQVAKGQTEAPNLCRMLEDPEVLKLFHFGRFDIAAMFNAFGALTAPVYCTKIASRLIRTYTDRHGLKNLTQELIGVDISKQQQMSDWGAPKLTKAQLDYAASDVLHLHQLRSELDKRLAREGRTEMAQACFDFLPMRAQLDLAGWPETDIFAHS, encoded by the coding sequence GTGGCCAATACCCTGTATCAAAATGACCTGCCCGACGGGCTTGACCTTGGCCCGATTGTTGCCATCGACTGTGAAACCATGGGGTTGAACCCGCACCGCGACCGGCTCTGTGTGATCCAGATGTCCGGCGGCGACGGCAATGCCCATATTGTTCAGGTCGCCAAGGGCCAGACCGAGGCCCCCAATCTGTGCCGGATGCTGGAAGATCCAGAGGTGCTGAAACTGTTCCACTTTGGCCGCTTCGACATCGCCGCCATGTTCAACGCCTTTGGCGCGCTGACGGCACCGGTCTATTGCACCAAGATCGCCAGCCGACTGATCCGCACCTATACCGACCGGCACGGGCTGAAAAACCTGACGCAGGAATTGATCGGCGTCGATATTTCCAAGCAGCAGCAGATGAGCGACTGGGGAGCACCTAAATTGACCAAGGCCCAGCTGGACTATGCCGCCTCGGACGTATTGCACCTGCACCAGCTGCGCAGCGAGCTGGACAAACGTCTGGCCCGCGAAGGCCGCACAGAAATGGCGCAGGCTTGTTTCGACTTCCTGCCCATGCGCGCCCAGCTGGACCTGGCCGGCTGGCCCGAAACCGATATCTTTGCCCACTCATGA
- the lptC gene encoding LPS export ABC transporter periplasmic protein LptC — protein sequence MDRYSRMVTFLKVLLPLAALALLSTLFLISRSVNTKATIPFAAHEIEERMRGQQITAPYFSGTTSQGDAITVTASIARPGGPTSPAVATDLVAVISMADGGQLTLSSDSGAVQLENDLASFSGHVEITSAAGLLVTTDLLNATLSGLSADSPGPVQATGPIGTLNAGSMQLQTKTEGGPLHMLFNNGVKLVYVPRTSER from the coding sequence ATGGACCGCTATTCACGCATGGTCACCTTTCTTAAGGTGCTGCTACCGCTGGCAGCACTGGCCCTCTTGTCCACCCTGTTTCTCATTTCGCGGAGCGTCAACACCAAGGCCACGATCCCCTTTGCCGCGCATGAAATCGAAGAACGTATGCGCGGCCAGCAGATCACCGCGCCCTATTTTTCCGGCACCACCTCACAGGGGGACGCAATCACGGTAACGGCCAGCATAGCGCGCCCCGGCGGGCCGACCTCACCTGCGGTGGCAACCGATTTGGTGGCCGTCATCAGCATGGCCGATGGTGGCCAGCTGACACTCAGCTCGGACAGCGGCGCAGTGCAGCTGGAAAATGACCTTGCAAGCTTCTCTGGCCATGTCGAAATCACTTCGGCTGCGGGGCTACTGGTGACAACCGATCTGCTAAATGCCACCCTCAGCGGTCTGTCAGCCGACAGCCCCGGCCCGGTGCAAGCCACTGGCCCCATAGGCACCCTAAACGCCGGATCCATGCAATTGCAGACAAAAACCGAAGGCGGTCCCTTGCATATGCTATTCAATAACGGGGTAAAACTGGTATACGTTCCTAGAACATCAGAAAGATAG
- the lptA gene encoding lipopolysaccharide transport periplasmic protein LptA, translating to MSYFRALIVCLPLVLISGIASAQSASIAFGTIKGDPSLPVEVTADTLEVNQIDGSAQFEGNVLVIQGVMRLSADKVLVSYKPEQKGIEQLEAIGNVILVNGPDAAEAEHAEYSIDSGTVVMTGNVLLSQGNSTLTSTRMVVNLSDGTAQMSGRVKTILNPDGGN from the coding sequence GTGTCATATTTTCGTGCCTTGATAGTCTGCCTGCCGCTGGTCCTTATTTCGGGCATCGCCTCGGCCCAGTCCGCCTCGATCGCCTTTGGCACCATCAAGGGTGATCCCTCATTGCCGGTGGAAGTCACCGCCGACACGCTAGAAGTCAACCAGATCGACGGATCAGCCCAGTTTGAGGGCAATGTTCTGGTCATCCAGGGCGTGATGCGCCTGTCTGCCGACAAAGTTCTGGTGTCCTATAAGCCCGAGCAAAAGGGCATCGAGCAGCTGGAGGCGATTGGCAACGTGATCCTGGTCAACGGCCCGGACGCCGCCGAAGCCGAGCACGCCGAATATTCCATCGACAGTGGCACCGTCGTGATGACCGGCAATGTCTTGCTCAGCCAAGGCAACAGCACCCTCACCTCCACTCGGATGGTGGTGAACCTGAGTGATGGGACGGCCCAGATGTCTGGCCGTGTCAAAACCATCCTCAACCCCGACGGCGGCAATTGA
- a CDS encoding KpsF/GutQ family sugar-phosphate isomerase, whose amino-acid sequence MSNFQEIARRVITIESQALQQLADGLDDSFDRAVETLLNATGRVIISGMGKSGHIARKIAATLASTGTPAHFVHPAEASHGDLGMMAQGDVVLMLSNSGETPELADMIAYTRRFSIPLIGVASRAQSTLLKQSDVALLLPAAPEACGSGIVPTTSTTMTLALGDALAVALMEHRDFTPENFRDFHPGGKLGARLSKVRDLMHGGDALPTVALSAPMSDTLIEISQKGFGVVGVTDLDGRLAGIITDGDLRRHMDGLLSLTAAEVMTAAPTTIAPGALAEEAVAIMNQRKITCLFVVDPDSQQPAEGLLHIHDCLRVGLG is encoded by the coding sequence ATGAGCAATTTTCAGGAAATAGCCCGCCGCGTCATCACCATCGAATCGCAGGCACTGCAGCAACTGGCCGACGGGCTGGATGACAGCTTTGACCGCGCCGTTGAGACATTGCTGAACGCCACTGGCCGAGTGATCATCTCGGGCATGGGCAAATCGGGCCATATTGCCCGCAAGATCGCCGCCACCCTGGCCTCCACCGGCACCCCGGCGCATTTTGTCCACCCGGCCGAGGCCAGCCACGGCGATCTGGGGATGATGGCACAGGGCGACGTGGTGTTGATGCTGTCCAATTCCGGCGAGACACCCGAGTTGGCCGATATGATCGCCTATACCCGCCGCTTTAGTATTCCGTTGATCGGGGTCGCCAGCCGGGCCCAATCCACCCTGCTGAAACAGTCCGATGTGGCGCTGCTGCTGCCCGCCGCCCCCGAGGCCTGCGGATCTGGTATCGTGCCGACGACCTCGACGACCATGACCCTCGCCCTTGGCGACGCGCTGGCCGTTGCCCTGATGGAGCATCGCGACTTCACCCCCGAAAATTTCCGGGATTTCCATCCCGGTGGCAAACTGGGTGCGCGCCTGTCCAAGGTACGCGACCTGATGCATGGCGGCGACGCCCTGCCAACTGTCGCGTTGAGCGCCCCGATGTCTGACACGCTGATCGAAATCAGCCAAAAAGGCTTTGGTGTGGTTGGCGTTACCGATCTGGACGGACGGCTCGCCGGGATTATCACCGACGGTGACCTGCGGCGCCACATGGACGGGTTGCTGTCCCTTACCGCGGCAGAAGTGATGACCGCCGCTCCCACCACGATCGCGCCCGGAGCCCTGGCCGAGGAAGCTGTGGCGATCATGAACCAGCGCAAGATCACCTGTCTGTTTGTGGTGGATCCCGACAGCCAGCAACCCGCCGAAGGCCTGCTGCACATTCACGACTGCCTGCGCGTCGGTCTGGGCTAG